Proteins encoded by one window of Sinorhizobium arboris LMG 14919:
- a CDS encoding VOC family protein has protein sequence MKLPSRIVNREDTRRLAPPKQEENDMTTAINSERARPVDMKLEVIVVPVSDVERAKEFYASLGWRLDADFAGADDYRVIQFTPPGSGASVIFGRHVTNAQPGSAQGLYLIVSDIEAAREELRGRGVEISEVFHAGDVNAGSDEPYLFGTHRVGGPDPERRSYRSYASFRDPDGNGWLLQEVTARLPGRVDANATAFSSAADLAAAFRRAEAAHGEYEKQLGHRDEDWPIWYADYIVREQSGEPQPA, from the coding sequence ATGAAGCTTCCGTCCCGCATCGTCAACCGAGAAGACACAAGGCGCCTTGCGCCTCCCAAACAAGAGGAGAATGACATGACCACTGCAATCAACAGCGAAAGAGCCCGGCCCGTCGATATGAAGCTCGAAGTTATCGTCGTGCCCGTGTCGGATGTCGAACGCGCAAAGGAATTCTACGCGAGCCTCGGCTGGAGGCTCGACGCCGACTTTGCCGGCGCTGACGACTACCGGGTGATACAGTTTACCCCGCCCGGATCCGGTGCCTCGGTCATCTTCGGAAGGCATGTGACCAATGCGCAGCCCGGTTCTGCGCAGGGACTGTACCTCATCGTTTCCGACATCGAGGCCGCCCGCGAGGAGTTGCGCGGTCGCGGCGTCGAGATCAGCGAGGTGTTCCACGCGGGGGACGTGAATGCCGGCAGCGACGAGCCCTATCTGTTCGGGACGCATCGTGTCGGCGGTCCCGATCCCGAGCGCCGCAGCTATCGTTCCTACGCTTCGTTCCGCGACCCGGACGGCAATGGCTGGCTTTTGCAGGAGGTCACCGCGCGATTGCCCGGCCGCGTCGACGCGAACGCCACGGCCTTCAGCTCGGCCGCCGATCTCGCAGCCGCGTTCCGCCGCGCCGAAGCAGCCCATGGCGAATACGAGAAGCAGCTCGGACACAGGGACGAGGACTGGCCCATCTGGTACGCCGATTACATTGTCCGGGAGCAGTCCGGCGAGCCGCAGCCGGCCTGA
- a CDS encoding alpha/beta fold hydrolase, producing the protein MTDEFDLRRRRFMGVAALTVAAAHFGVGRAALAKSTSEARIPATTPGTNTSFAKIKQIDAGVLNVGYAEAGASDAPVVILLHGWPYDIHTYADVAPLLAKAGYRVVVPYLRGYGTTRFLSRDTPRNGQQAAIAADIVALMDALGIEKAVIAGCDWGARTANIIAALWPERCKALVSVSGYLIGSREANKKPLPPKAELAWWYQFYFATERGRAGYQQYRKDFAKLIWQLASPKWNFDDATFNRSAEALDNPDHVDITIHNYRWRISLADGESKYDGLEARLAELPAIGVPTITLEGDANGAPHPEPAAYARKFSGRYEHRLISGGIGHNLPQEAPQAFAQAVVDVDRF; encoded by the coding sequence ATGACAGACGAATTCGATCTACGGCGGCGGCGGTTCATGGGAGTGGCGGCATTGACCGTCGCTGCGGCGCATTTCGGCGTTGGACGCGCCGCCCTCGCAAAATCGACGAGCGAGGCCCGCATTCCGGCGACAACGCCGGGGACGAATACATCTTTCGCCAAGATCAAGCAGATTGACGCGGGTGTCCTTAACGTCGGGTATGCCGAGGCGGGCGCGAGCGATGCGCCTGTGGTCATCCTGCTGCATGGCTGGCCCTATGACATCCACACCTATGCCGATGTAGCGCCTCTGCTCGCGAAGGCCGGCTACCGAGTCGTCGTTCCCTATCTGCGCGGCTACGGCACGACGCGTTTTCTCTCCCGCGACACACCGCGCAACGGCCAGCAGGCGGCGATCGCCGCCGACATCGTCGCCCTGATGGATGCGCTCGGCATCGAGAAGGCGGTCATCGCCGGCTGCGATTGGGGCGCGCGAACCGCCAATATCATCGCCGCACTCTGGCCGGAGCGCTGCAAGGCATTGGTGTCGGTGAGCGGCTACCTGATCGGCAGCCGCGAAGCCAATAAGAAGCCTTTGCCGCCGAAGGCGGAGCTTGCCTGGTGGTACCAGTTCTACTTCGCCACGGAGCGCGGGCGGGCGGGCTATCAACAGTACCGGAAGGATTTCGCGAAACTCATCTGGCAGCTCGCATCGCCGAAATGGAATTTTGACGACGCCACCTTCAATCGAAGCGCTGAGGCCTTGGACAACCCGGATCATGTCGATATCACCATCCACAATTACCGCTGGCGGATCAGCCTTGCCGACGGCGAGAGCAAATACGATGGTCTGGAGGCCCGGCTTGCCGAACTGCCGGCGATCGGCGTTCCGACGATCACATTGGAAGGCGATGCCAATGGCGCCCCGCATCCAGAGCCCGCGGCCTATGCCAGGAAGTTCTCCGGCAGGTACGAGCACCGGCTGATCTCGGGCGGTATCGGTCATAACCTTCCGCAGGAAGCCCCACAGGCCTTTGCCCAGGCGGTTGTCGACGTCGATCGTTTCTGA
- a CDS encoding DUF4142 domain-containing protein: MRTINATLAAIVLCLAPLQAVSAQGEPSQPREFAQKMSMSNLFELKAAELARQRAKGREVLEFAERMLADHARAAKELAEAARKDGVEPSQSLDKAGEERLAALRALSGAEFDPAYLSSQVTAHEDALELLKAYSEQGEAGALKAFAAATYPTVRTHLIQVQSMTSR; encoded by the coding sequence ATGAGAACCATCAACGCCACCCTCGCCGCGATAGTGTTGTGCCTCGCACCGTTGCAGGCCGTGTCCGCTCAGGGCGAACCGTCGCAGCCCCGGGAATTCGCGCAGAAGATGTCGATGTCGAACCTCTTCGAGCTGAAGGCCGCAGAACTGGCGCGGCAGCGCGCCAAGGGGCGCGAGGTGCTGGAATTCGCCGAGCGGATGCTTGCGGATCACGCGCGGGCCGCCAAGGAACTCGCCGAGGCCGCACGCAAGGATGGAGTCGAGCCTTCCCAGTCGCTCGACAAGGCTGGGGAGGAGAGGCTTGCAGCGTTGCGGGCGCTGAGCGGTGCCGAATTCGATCCGGCTTACTTGTCCTCCCAGGTCACCGCGCATGAAGATGCTCTGGAGCTTCTCAAAGCCTATTCGGAACAAGGCGAGGCCGGCGCGCTGAAGGCCTTCGCCGCGGCCACCTATCCGACGGTCAGAACCCATCTGATCCAGGTTCAGTCCATGACATCCCGATGA
- a CDS encoding response regulator produces the protein MEHIDHILIVDDDREIRELVSAYLKKNGLRVTAVADGRQMRAFLEANTVDLIILDLMMPGDDGLVLSRELRVGRHKATPVVMLTARSDEMDRIIGLEMGADDYIAKPFSARELLARIKAVLRRARMLPANLQVSEAGRLLRFGQWRLDTTARHLIDADGTAIALSGAEYRLLRVFVDHPQRVLNRDQLLNLTQGREAELFDRSIDLLVSRVRQRLGDDAREPAYIKTVRSEGYVFSVPVEIVEPR, from the coding sequence ATGGAGCACATCGATCACATCCTGATCGTCGACGACGATCGGGAAATCCGCGAGCTTGTGTCGGCTTATCTGAAGAAGAACGGTCTGCGGGTGACCGCCGTCGCCGACGGGCGGCAGATGCGGGCCTTCCTCGAGGCGAATACGGTCGATCTGATCATTCTCGATCTCATGATGCCGGGCGACGACGGCCTCGTCTTGAGCCGCGAGCTGCGTGTCGGCAGACACAAGGCGACGCCCGTCGTGATGCTGACCGCCCGCTCGGACGAGATGGACCGGATCATCGGGCTGGAGATGGGCGCCGACGACTATATCGCCAAGCCGTTCTCGGCACGCGAACTGCTCGCCCGCATCAAGGCGGTCCTGCGGCGCGCGCGGATGCTGCCTGCGAATCTGCAGGTCTCGGAGGCAGGTCGGCTGTTGCGTTTCGGCCAATGGAGGCTCGACACGACGGCAAGGCATCTCATCGATGCGGACGGTACTGCGATTGCGCTCAGCGGCGCCGAATACCGGCTGCTGCGTGTCTTCGTCGATCATCCGCAGCGCGTCCTCAACCGCGATCAGCTCCTCAACCTCACACAGGGGCGCGAGGCCGAACTCTTCGACCGATCGATCGATCTCCTGGTCAGCCGGGTCCGCCAGCGGCTCGGCGACGATGCCCGGGAACCGGCCTATATCAAGACCGTCCGCAGCGAAGGCTATGTTTTTTCGGTGCCGGTCGAGATCGTGGAGCCCCGCTGA
- a CDS encoding ATP-binding protein yields the protein MTARSLLDGIHLWPRTLRARLFVILLAGLTMAHAMSFAVLFSERYIAARSVMFNTLETDVATSIAILDRLPAAERVAWLGRLDRGSYRFVLGRGIPGSPVLNEADAEVADKVRAAIGAKYPIEVESIPGGVRRLQAHLRLSDGEPLTLDITPRGVMPVADWLPYVLFAQLSLLVLCSWFAVRQATRPLADLAKAADTLDPNSKTPRLSETGPREVAYAATAFNAMRDRIAQYLEERVQILAAISHDLQTPITRMKLRAEMAEASIERDKLMTDLDEVERLVREGVAYARSAHGKDEKASRIDLASFIESLAYDYQDTGKAVTVGKLGDGAIVTRPHALRRILTNLIDNALKFGGSAEIEVERRPEGTMIISVLDRGPGIPEDQLDAVLQPFFRLEQSRSRDTGGTGLGLAIAQQLATVIGGSLILHNRDGGGLAAELAL from the coding sequence ATGACGGCGCGATCGCTTCTCGATGGTATTCACCTATGGCCGCGCACGCTCAGGGCGCGGCTTTTTGTTATCCTTCTCGCCGGCCTGACGATGGCCCACGCGATGTCCTTTGCGGTGCTGTTTTCCGAACGCTACATCGCCGCCAGATCGGTGATGTTCAATACGCTCGAAACCGACGTCGCGACGTCGATTGCCATTCTCGACCGGCTCCCCGCTGCCGAACGCGTCGCCTGGCTGGGCCGGCTCGATCGCGGATCATACCGCTTCGTCCTCGGGCGGGGCATTCCGGGCAGTCCCGTGCTCAATGAGGCCGATGCCGAGGTCGCCGACAAGGTCCGGGCTGCAATCGGTGCGAAATACCCGATCGAGGTCGAATCCATTCCCGGCGGCGTCCGCCGTCTTCAGGCCCATCTTCGTTTGAGCGATGGTGAGCCGCTGACGTTAGACATCACGCCAAGAGGCGTCATGCCGGTAGCCGACTGGCTGCCTTACGTGCTTTTCGCTCAGCTTTCCCTTCTGGTCCTTTGCAGCTGGTTTGCCGTGCGGCAGGCCACCCGCCCGCTCGCGGACCTGGCGAAGGCCGCCGACACGCTCGATCCGAACAGCAAGACGCCGCGCCTCAGCGAGACCGGACCGAGGGAAGTCGCCTATGCGGCAACGGCGTTCAATGCGATGCGGGATCGCATCGCGCAGTATCTGGAGGAGCGCGTGCAGATACTGGCCGCGATCTCGCATGACCTGCAAACACCGATCACACGGATGAAACTCCGCGCGGAAATGGCCGAAGCGTCCATCGAGAGAGACAAGCTGATGACGGACCTCGACGAGGTCGAACGTCTCGTCAGGGAAGGCGTCGCCTATGCACGCAGCGCCCATGGCAAGGACGAAAAGGCTTCCCGCATCGATCTCGCCTCCTTCATCGAGAGTTTGGCGTATGATTATCAGGATACCGGCAAGGCCGTCACGGTCGGCAAATTGGGGGACGGCGCAATCGTGACCCGGCCGCACGCCTTGAGACGGATTCTTACCAACCTGATCGACAATGCGCTGAAATTCGGTGGCAGCGCCGAGATCGAGGTCGAGCGCCGCCCCGAGGGCACCATGATCATAAGCGTCCTCGATCGTGGCCCCGGCATTCCGGAGGACCAGCTCGATGCGGTTCTGCAGCCCTTCTTCCGTCTGGAGCAATCACGCAGCCGGGATACCGGCGGGACCGGACTCGGTCTCGCAATCGCCCAGCAGCTCGCGACGGTCATCGGCGGCTCCCTGATCTTGCACAACCGTGACGGCGGCGGACTTGCGGCGGAACTTGCCCTCTAA
- a CDS encoding amino acid ABC transporter permease/ATP-binding protein, which produces MNWLENLRRSFLDWGAMAEVLPTMITVGLKNTLILAAASTVLGIVIGMVLAIMGISRSPWLRIPARIYTDIFRGLPAIVTILLIGQGFARIGRELFGPSPYPLGVLALSLIAGAYIGEIFRSGIQSVERGQMEACRALSMSYGQGMRLIVVPQGVRRVLPALVNQFIGNVKDSSLVYFLGLLASEREIFRVGQDQAVVTGNLSPLLLAGVFYLFVTVPLTHFVNAIDSRLRLGKQQSAAITSGLEEVSELDRADHASQIAFKGGSLEVCDLGMAYGELDVLKGVDLSVRPGSVTCIIGPSGSGKSTLLRCLNRLVEPKCGDILLDGDSILTMKPERLRRRVGMVFQHFNLFPDHTALENVMLSLTKIKGLPKAEAERIAKVRLADVGLASRQHHRPGGLSGGQQQRVAIARALAMEPEVILFDEVTSALDPELVKGVLNLMADLGKGGMTMVVVTHEMGFARRVADQVVFMDEGRIVEAGTPEAIFDYPQSPRLQRFLAEVL; this is translated from the coding sequence ATGAACTGGCTTGAAAACCTTCGCCGCAGCTTCCTCGATTGGGGCGCGATGGCCGAAGTCCTGCCGACCATGATCACGGTCGGTCTGAAAAACACGTTGATCCTGGCGGCCGCCTCGACGGTACTGGGCATCGTCATCGGCATGGTGCTCGCCATCATGGGCATTTCGCGGTCGCCCTGGCTGCGTATCCCGGCCCGCATCTATACGGACATCTTCCGCGGTCTGCCGGCCATTGTCACCATCCTGCTGATAGGTCAGGGCTTTGCGCGCATCGGCCGCGAACTGTTCGGTCCGTCGCCTTATCCTCTCGGCGTTCTCGCGCTCAGCCTCATAGCGGGCGCCTATATCGGCGAGATCTTCCGTTCAGGCATCCAGAGCGTCGAACGCGGCCAGATGGAGGCGTGCCGGGCGCTCAGTATGAGCTACGGCCAGGGCATGCGCCTTATCGTCGTGCCGCAGGGCGTGCGTCGGGTCCTCCCAGCACTGGTAAACCAGTTCATCGGCAATGTGAAAGATTCGAGCCTCGTCTATTTCCTCGGCCTGCTGGCTTCCGAACGCGAGATTTTCCGCGTTGGCCAGGATCAGGCCGTGGTGACCGGCAATCTCTCGCCGCTCCTTCTCGCGGGCGTCTTCTATCTCTTCGTCACGGTGCCGCTCACGCATTTCGTCAACGCCATCGACAGTCGTCTCAGGCTTGGCAAGCAGCAATCGGCGGCCATTACGAGCGGGCTGGAGGAGGTTAGCGAACTCGATCGCGCCGATCACGCCTCGCAGATTGCCTTCAAGGGCGGCAGTTTGGAAGTCTGCGATCTCGGCATGGCCTATGGCGAGCTCGACGTGCTGAAGGGCGTCGACCTCTCGGTGAGGCCCGGCAGCGTCACCTGCATCATCGGCCCTTCCGGTTCGGGCAAGTCGACGCTTCTGCGCTGCCTCAACCGTCTGGTGGAACCGAAGTGCGGCGACATCCTGCTCGACGGCGACAGCATTCTCACAATGAAGCCGGAGCGGCTCCGCCGCCGGGTGGGTATGGTCTTCCAGCACTTCAACCTCTTTCCGGATCACACGGCTCTCGAAAACGTCATGCTGTCGCTGACGAAGATAAAGGGTCTGCCAAAGGCCGAAGCGGAACGCATCGCCAAGGTGCGGCTTGCCGATGTCGGTCTCGCCAGCCGCCAGCATCATCGCCCCGGTGGTCTCTCCGGCGGGCAGCAGCAGCGTGTCGCGATAGCCCGCGCGCTGGCCATGGAACCCGAAGTCATCCTGTTCGACGAGGTGACGAGCGCGCTCGACCCCGAGCTCGTTAAGGGTGTCCTCAACCTCATGGCCGATCTCGGTAAAGGCGGCATGACCATGGTCGTCGTCACGCACGAGATGGGCTTTGCCCGACGTGTCGCCGACCAGGTCGTTTTCATGGACGAGGGGCGCATCGTCGAGGCAGGCACGCCCGAGGCGATCTTCGACTATCCGCAGAGCCCACGCCTTCAGCGTTTCCTCGCCGAAGTGCTCTGA
- a CDS encoding BON domain-containing protein, translating to MARNRNRSRDIYERYPEPDRRGGSYEDERRRSLIGGPGPADYGSPEYFPGAEPGRAGTYRGAGERLGRWDREPAYGPDYFGGGGYYPEDDYGDRYRGRGYGERGFLERASDEVASWFGDEDAERRRVMDQHRGKGPKGYTRSDTRIQEDVSDRLSDEGMLDASDITVSVTNGEVQLSGLVDSKWAKRRAEDCADAVSGVKHVQNNLHIRPSGGSPGWNAGNTDRNIA from the coding sequence ATGGCCAGGAACAGGAACCGGAGCCGCGACATCTATGAGCGCTATCCAGAGCCGGACCGGCGCGGCGGATCCTACGAGGACGAGAGGCGCCGCTCCCTTATTGGAGGTCCAGGGCCTGCGGATTACGGGAGCCCTGAATATTTTCCGGGTGCCGAGCCTGGGCGTGCCGGCACATATCGCGGCGCAGGGGAGCGCCTTGGCCGTTGGGACCGGGAGCCTGCCTATGGGCCGGACTACTTCGGCGGTGGAGGCTATTATCCCGAGGACGACTATGGCGATCGCTATCGCGGCAGAGGCTACGGGGAGCGCGGCTTTCTTGAACGCGCCAGCGACGAGGTCGCGTCCTGGTTCGGCGATGAGGATGCCGAGCGCAGACGGGTGATGGATCAGCATCGCGGCAAGGGACCGAAGGGATACACCCGTTCCGACACCCGCATCCAGGAGGATGTGAGCGACCGTCTGAGCGACGAGGGGATGCTCGACGCGTCCGATATAACGGTTTCGGTTACGAATGGCGAAGTCCAATTGAGCGGATTGGTCGATTCCAAATGGGCGAAGCGGCGCGCCGAGGACTGCGCCGACGCCGTCTCGGGCGTGAAGCATGTCCAGAACAATCTCCACATCCGCCCATCGGGAGGATCGCCCGGCTGGAATGCCGGCAACACCGACCGCAACATCGCTTGA
- a CDS encoding DUF3618 domain-containing protein: MNDSAHTHSAAELQREIEADRQRIEEKLHEIQERMSPGELMDELLEYAKTSGGSEYLSNLGVALKSNPIPVALMGVSLAWLIANPASRAPRHGEKDDGADDYPLATVRGSVRRVGPVEASFGERYSHFTDESGSRFRALTDDAGRRASHFVDPAGKVYRGFVDTAGKQIEDIRDETGALFDEASGWASRTWRQVSATASRMSDSVTGAGRSLAGSMQDAGRSLEEQGAHLNAAIMRHFRDQPLVGGALAFAVGAAIGAALPHSEAEDEAIGEMAEDVRSNLAARANAGVAQAMEAGQEMLDKAGDAALEAHDAAKDRLQQSVRE; encoded by the coding sequence ATGAACGATTCCGCACATACCCACTCCGCTGCCGAGCTGCAGCGCGAGATCGAGGCCGACCGCCAGCGAATCGAAGAAAAGCTTCACGAAATTCAGGAGCGCATGTCGCCAGGAGAACTGATGGACGAACTGCTCGAATATGCCAAAACGAGTGGCGGATCCGAATATCTGAGCAATCTCGGCGTGGCGCTCAAGTCGAACCCGATCCCGGTTGCCCTAATGGGCGTCAGCCTCGCCTGGCTGATCGCAAACCCGGCCTCGCGCGCGCCGCGACACGGGGAGAAGGACGACGGCGCGGACGATTATCCGCTTGCAACCGTAAGGGGGTCCGTCCGGCGAGTGGGTCCGGTAGAGGCGAGTTTCGGCGAACGCTACAGCCACTTCACCGATGAAAGCGGAAGCCGCTTTCGCGCCCTGACGGATGACGCCGGCCGGCGCGCGAGCCATTTCGTCGACCCGGCCGGAAAGGTCTATCGCGGCTTTGTCGACACGGCAGGCAAGCAGATCGAAGATATCAGGGACGAGACCGGTGCCCTGTTCGACGAGGCATCCGGCTGGGCGTCGCGAACGTGGAGACAGGTGAGCGCCACGGCGAGCCGGATGTCCGACTCCGTAACGGGAGCCGGCAGGTCTCTCGCCGGCAGCATGCAGGACGCCGGCCGGTCGCTCGAAGAACAGGGCGCGCATCTCAACGCTGCCATCATGAGGCACTTCCGCGACCAGCCGCTGGTCGGTGGCGCACTCGCCTTTGCCGTAGGCGCGGCCATCGGGGCGGCGCTTCCCCACAGCGAAGCCGAGGATGAGGCCATCGGCGAAATGGCGGAAGATGTGAGGTCCAATCTCGCGGCAAGAGCGAATGCCGGGGTGGCGCAAGCCATGGAAGCCGGGCAGGAGATGCTGGACAAGGCCGGAGATGCGGCGCTGGAAGCGCATGACGCGGCCAAGGATCGCCTGCAGCAGTCCGTCCGGGAGTAG
- a CDS encoding cupin domain-containing protein, with protein sequence MKTSRILAAALLVVGSGLALQAAKAQQAGLHRTDLLQHDLGQPGRETVQVRVDFDPAAVSIKHSHPGEEVAYVLEGSLEYQLEGRAPVTLHAGDALFIPAGVAHIAKNVGSGKASELATYIVEKGSPLVVPVK encoded by the coding sequence ATGAAAACATCTCGGATCTTGGCGGCCGCACTGCTGGTCGTTGGAAGTGGATTGGCGCTGCAAGCGGCCAAGGCTCAACAGGCGGGACTTCACCGCACCGATCTCCTGCAGCACGATCTCGGCCAGCCGGGCCGCGAAACAGTCCAGGTGCGCGTCGACTTCGATCCCGCTGCAGTCTCCATCAAGCACTCCCATCCGGGCGAAGAAGTGGCCTATGTGCTCGAAGGCTCGCTGGAATATCAGCTCGAGGGGAGAGCGCCGGTCACGCTGCATGCCGGAGACGCCTTGTTCATTCCGGCGGGGGTGGCTCATATCGCGAAAAACGTTGGCAGCGGCAAGGCATCGGAGCTCGCGACATATATCGTCGAAAAAGGCTCCCCGCTCGTCGTTCCCGTCAAGTGA
- a CDS encoding ABC transporter substrate-binding protein, which yields MNSFQVSYVPLARLGAAIAAIVFGLAAGALAPATAQDNPFGLIDPTTISVGTMGDAKPYAFSTADGNFTGFDIELLLDVAKRIGFEREQVIFTGQDFSALMPSVANGRFDVAAAAIGTTEKRKETVDFSNGYLAGYLSVLTADADITGAEGLKGKRLGVVQGTLQEIYAQKNFTGTDLVKFPDNNSAVSGLNNGTIDAHFLDYEAAKDYAGRYEDLKVAVNIPSFDAPAGFVIRKGNDALREALNKALQAAMQDGTWKTLHEKWFPGTPMPADYLPKP from the coding sequence ATGAACTCATTCCAAGTCTCGTATGTGCCGCTCGCCAGGTTGGGCGCGGCCATCGCTGCGATAGTCTTTGGCCTTGCGGCAGGTGCCCTGGCACCGGCCACCGCTCAGGACAATCCCTTTGGTCTGATCGACCCCACAACCATCAGCGTCGGTACGATGGGTGATGCCAAGCCATACGCGTTCTCAACTGCTGACGGCAATTTCACCGGCTTCGACATCGAACTCCTTCTCGACGTGGCCAAGCGGATCGGCTTCGAGAGGGAACAGGTGATCTTCACCGGGCAGGATTTCTCGGCCCTCATGCCCTCGGTCGCCAACGGCCGTTTCGACGTGGCGGCGGCCGCGATCGGAACGACAGAGAAGCGCAAGGAAACGGTCGACTTTTCCAACGGCTATCTGGCAGGCTACCTTTCCGTGCTCACCGCGGACGCGGATATCACCGGCGCTGAAGGCCTAAAGGGCAAGCGGCTTGGGGTCGTGCAAGGCACGCTCCAGGAAATTTATGCACAGAAGAACTTCACGGGCACCGATCTAGTCAAATTCCCAGACAATAACTCTGCCGTATCCGGACTGAACAACGGCACGATCGATGCGCATTTCCTCGATTACGAGGCGGCAAAAGACTATGCCGGCCGGTATGAGGACCTGAAAGTGGCGGTGAATATTCCGAGCTTCGACGCGCCGGCCGGTTTCGTCATCCGCAAGGGCAACGATGCCCTGCGGGAGGCCCTGAACAAAGCTTTGCAGGCCGCCATGCAGGATGGGACCTGGAAGACCCTGCACGAAAAATGGTTCCCCGGCACGCCGATGCCAGCCGATTATCTCCCGAAGCCCTAA
- a CDS encoding phage holin family protein, whose amino-acid sequence MANHRDERPLTELMTGLVADISGLFRKEIDLAKAEASENLNRAVGSLETLLVGLIFAIGAVGVLLSAVVQGLGAFLVAQGMTEANADALSAAVVGVVVALLAWAMISRGLSTLKGSSIQFDRTAASLQRDANVVKERLQ is encoded by the coding sequence ATGGCTAATCATCGGGACGAGCGCCCCCTGACGGAACTGATGACCGGTCTGGTGGCGGATATATCCGGGCTTTTCCGGAAGGAAATCGACCTCGCAAAAGCCGAGGCCTCCGAGAACCTGAATCGAGCGGTCGGCAGCCTCGAGACGCTGCTCGTGGGTCTGATCTTTGCCATAGGCGCCGTCGGCGTGTTGCTGAGTGCGGTCGTCCAGGGGCTGGGCGCCTTCCTCGTTGCCCAAGGCATGACCGAAGCGAATGCCGATGCATTGTCGGCGGCCGTCGTCGGCGTGGTCGTCGCCCTGCTTGCCTGGGCGATGATTTCGCGCGGCCTCTCGACGCTCAAGGGCAGCAGCATCCAGTTCGATAGGACCGCCGCCTCCCTGCAGCGCGATGCGAACGTGGTGAAGGAGAGACTGCAATGA
- a CDS encoding LacI family DNA-binding transcriptional regulator, whose protein sequence is MDRNPSRPTSVTVADVARRAGVSKATAARVLGGYGPVSDRVREAVTAAARALDYRPNELARSMTTGRSGTIGVVVGDIENPFFSLAVRGIADVARQAGFTVILINSGEDVGTEKAAIRTLLAKRVDGLIVSPAKESELDHLQEAARSGRPLALLDRGSETLDVDTVIADDRDAAEGVTRRLLALGHRRIAYLTACDTPDHLFRTPADINTGSVRRRIEGFLAVCREASLGDMERWVHVGASSPEHTRRIATNMLRASVRPTAIIASDSLIGLEVFKASRAIGLAIPSDLSLVSFHDADWTSVTSPPVTVVRQPVYRLGERAAQLLVERLNGNDIEARRVVLQTEIVERASVAEAPA, encoded by the coding sequence ATGGACCGGAATCCGTCCCGCCCCACCTCCGTTACCGTTGCCGACGTCGCGCGTCGGGCCGGCGTCTCGAAGGCGACGGCAGCACGCGTTCTGGGCGGCTACGGACCGGTCAGCGATCGGGTGCGCGAAGCCGTGACCGCCGCCGCCCGTGCGCTCGATTACCGGCCGAACGAGCTTGCCCGAAGCATGACGACGGGCCGATCGGGCACGATCGGCGTCGTGGTCGGCGACATCGAAAACCCGTTCTTCAGCCTGGCCGTGCGGGGCATCGCCGACGTCGCCCGGCAAGCGGGCTTTACCGTCATCCTAATAAATTCGGGCGAGGACGTCGGCACGGAGAAGGCGGCGATCCGTACGCTGCTTGCCAAACGGGTGGACGGCCTGATCGTGTCACCCGCCAAGGAAAGTGAACTTGACCACCTGCAGGAAGCGGCCCGCTCGGGCCGGCCGCTGGCGCTGCTCGACCGCGGCAGCGAGACACTCGACGTCGATACCGTTATCGCCGACGACAGAGACGCTGCCGAGGGCGTCACGCGTAGGCTTCTTGCGCTCGGCCACCGACGGATCGCCTACCTCACCGCCTGCGACACGCCCGATCATCTATTCCGCACGCCGGCCGATATCAATACTGGGTCGGTACGGCGACGTATCGAAGGATTTCTCGCCGTTTGCCGAGAGGCAAGCCTGGGCGACATGGAAAGGTGGGTGCATGTCGGCGCATCCTCGCCGGAGCATACGCGCCGTATCGCCACCAACATGTTGCGGGCGAGCGTGCGTCCGACGGCGATCATAGCCTCCGATAGCTTGATCGGACTCGAGGTCTTCAAGGCAAGCCGCGCGATCGGCCTTGCTATTCCCAGCGACCTGTCGCTCGTCTCGTTTCATGACGCTGACTGGACGTCCGTGACATCGCCGCCTGTCACGGTGGTCAGGCAACCGGTTTACCGATTGGGCGAAAGGGCCGCCCAATTGCTTGTTGAGCGCCTCAACGGGAACGACATAGAGGCCCGCCGCGTCGTTCTGCAAACGGAAATCGTCGAACGTGCCTCGGTCGCTGAAGCGCCGGCGTAA